A window of Salvia splendens isolate huo1 chromosome 8, SspV2, whole genome shotgun sequence genomic DNA:
TGTTTCAATAGTGTGGCCGTCCAAACCTTTAGTTTTTGGAATAGCATGCAACACACTGCTCTTGCAGTGCACGACTTTGTCTATGTATAAAGTCtgcattaaataatactacctttgtcccacaataagagtcacatttagctatttcggtccgtcccacaataagagtcatgtttcagttttaccataaatggtaagtaggccggaaaaattctatttttggtaatgcatgttaatggaattccattttaatgaagctTTTTAGTCGAattccgactcagggagtgacgcatagccgttatgcgtcgttaatagagagacgcataaccattatgcgtctttatttagtgacgcataagaattatgcgtctttatttagtgacgcataagcattGTGCGTCTTCCAATAGCAACACAAAACACTTATGCCTCTTTCAATAGCGACGCATAACGCTTATGTGTCTTTTGCTAGCGACGCAtaacgcttatgcgtcttttgCTAGCGACGCAtaacgcttatgcgtctttcgcTAGCGACGCATAACGCTTATGCGTCTTCCGTCGCGTTTTAAAAACAGGCAGAAGCATCTCGGAAACAAACAGAGTAGAAGCAGCGAAGCGAACCAAGCGACGAAACCGTAGCAATTTCCGACGAATCCCAGCAATTTCCGGCGAATTTCCACCATTTTGCAACCatattccggtaattgttcttcaatttggctAAATACATCATTTATTGCTTAATTTGTGCATGTTTTCCgtaatttagcaaaattagggtttatgatgaaattgatggatttttggtcgatttttgttgttttgttgcctATAATTAAGGATTATGATGAAATTAGgggttatgatgaaattgatggaatttttggtcgattttccgtaatttgtgtatttcatatgcatataatttagcaaaattagggtttatgatgaaattgatgggtTTGTTGGTCGATTTTCTGTAATTTATGTATTTCATATGTAAATAATTAAATGGGTAGAAGCAGTTGATTAAGTTTTTGTAATTGCGCCCCTTTTATTGCCTAATTTGAATCTTGATTATGTCTCCAAATTGGAATATAGCTTGCCGTCAATGTTGTCAAAGCAGTATAGCGGTTCATGGCGGTTCGCCCGAAAAATGCCACAGGGATATAGCGTATCGGTATAGCGGGATATAGCggtcattaattaaatatataaaataatatttatatattcatatataattcaaaaaattagaaaataataaaaatataacattaaaaactctaaaaacatgtaataaagcataaaatagtaaacaattatataaaagtcTAGCAATTAAAGTCTTTAGTTCAAGTgttcaacaaaacataaaaccaTGATAAGCTCAATAGACATCAATCATCAAGCTCAACATAGTCTTCTAGCTCATCATCATTGTGAAGAAAAAACATTTTCTTCACCAATTTCATCAACCATAGAATCAAGCATCTCAAATATTTTTTCTCCTGTCTTCACAATGCCAGATGCATCAATAGATCTAATAAATACCGATCCACTAGGAGAATTAACTAAAAAGTTAATAATACTCCTCTGTTTCCGATCAGACCATCCATCTGACATAATCGAGCAACCAACCTCCGTCCATACCTTCTTCTTTTTCTCCAATAATGCTTCAGTATGTTCCATCTCTTTGTGCAAAAGAGGAACTCTGATGTCATGATAGCTCGGAACTGGCAAATTCTTGCCAAATTCTCCAATTGATTTAACCATCCGATCAAAGTACGGCAACCGAATCGCATTGAACGACAAGCCTGCATGATACCAAAACCGAGCAATATCCTGGTGGACTAGTGCTACAGCATTTTTATCAAGAGATTCTTTCACATTCTGTTGCCTCATATTCTCTT
This region includes:
- the LOC121743702 gene encoding uncharacterized protein LOC121743702 → MSHGEASTAATSGKCSNRTDPGWKYCSPVDEKLTSKVKCHFCNKEMNGGITRAKEHLMGKKGKVAPCPSCPKQVRDELWDHFQSKKNFGSSDFAKYTKFVDLGSTDSTSGIGNADEDATVVRGPMDAFMKRGAAASAGKLSKENMRQQNVKESLDKNAVALVHQDIARFWYHAGLSFNAIRLPYFDRMVKSIGEFGKNLPVPSYHDIRVPLLHKEMEHTEALLEKKKKVWTEVGCSIMSDGWSDRKQRSIINFLVNSPSGSVFIRSIDASGIVKTGEKIFEMLDSMVDEIGEENVFSSQ